The genomic interval CGCCGAGGACCGTGCCGAAGCGGGCGGAGGCGCGCACTCCGAACCAGCCCGCCACGGCGATGATCGCGGCGCCCGCGAGTGCCCACGGCCACCACAGGTTCTCCGGATACGAGGGCCACTCCTGGTGCAGGGTGCCCGCCGTGGTGAAGCCGAGTTGGAGGAGCAGGAGGGGCGGTACCAGTGATTCGACGAAGACGTAGCCCCAGCCGACCAGGAAGCCGACGGCCGGATGCAGTCCTTGTGCCGCGTAGGTGGCCACCGAGCCGGCGGCAGGCAGTTCGCGGGCCAGCTCGGCGACGCAGGACGCGGTGAACAGGCAGGCCACCAGCGCGATCAGCACCGACAGCGGCAGACTTCCGCCCGCGAAGGCCGCGCCCGACGGGATCGAGGCGGCGACCGCGGCGGCCGGCGCCATCGCCGTGACGCTTTGGAACAGGACCTCACGCAGCCCGACGGCATCCCGTCGCAGCATCCCTGTCCCAGCAGCCGTCTCCGGCCCTCGAACTGTCTCCCCCGACACGTGAATCCCCCCTCGTCCACTCGCATCCGCACCCGCATCCGCACACCGTCGTCATGACACGACGGCTGCGCCTCGCGTGAATCACGGTACGGCGGTTGCGGGTTGGGCAGTAGGGCGTGGCCGGCTTCCGTGGACGACGGCGGAGCTGTGGATAACTCGATCACTCGGACGGGTGAACCCGGCCGTGTTTCAGGCCTGTTCGGCCACGTTGTCCCCAGCTCGTCCGGCCACGATTCTCCCAGTCCGTTCGGCCACCGCCGCCGGATCGTCGAGGACGGCCCGCACCACCGAGTGCGCGGCTCCCAGCAGCGGACCCTCGGGCCCCAGCCGCGACACCGACACCGGACAGGCGGGCCCCGCCGTGCGCCGCGCCAACTCCGCCTCCAGCGAGGGCAGTAGCCAGGGCGCGAGACCGGACAGCGCGCCGCCCAGCACCACCAACTGCGGATCGAGCAGGTTGACCGCGCCGGTCAGTGCGATGCCGAGCGCAGTACCTGCGTCGTGCAGGGCACGTCGTACCGCCTCGTCGCCGTCTGCGGCGCGGGTCGCGAGCAGACCGACCCGGTCCGCGCCGGGCTCCAGCCCTGCGGCACGCAGCACCGCCTCCTCGCCCGCGTACTGTTCGAGGCATCCCCGCCCGCCGCACGCGCACTCCGGCCCGTCCGGACGCACCGGGACATGCCCCAACTCGCCCGCGAATCCTCGGGTTCCGCGCAGCAGCCCCCCGTCCACCACGACCGCGGCGCCGATGCCGATCTCGGCCGACACATGCAGGAAGTCGCGCGGAGTGGTCTCGCCCAGCCAGAGTTCGGCGAGCCCGCCGAAGTTCGCCTCGTTGTCCACCGTGGGCGGGAGTTCGGCGGGCAGCAGGGCGCCGACATCCGTGTCGTGCCAGTCGAGGTTCGGGGCGCGGACGACCGTACGGCCGTCGCGTGCGACCAGGCCGGGCACGGCGACCGCGAGTCCGGCCGGCCACAGGCCCTCCGCGTCCGCCTCGGCGACGATCTGCCGTACCAGGGCGGTGAGTTCGGCGAGTACCGGTTCGGGGGAGCGGCCGCGGTTCACGCCGTGCCGTACGGCACGCGCGCGTATCTCGCCGCGCAGATCGACCGCGCAGACCGCGAGATGGTCGACGCCGATCTCCGCGCCGATCCCGGCCGGGCCGCGTCCGCTGACGGCGAGCGCCGATCCGGGCCGGCCCACCCGGCCGGGCCGCTCGGGGCCCAGCTCTTCGAGGAGCCCCGACCGGATCAGCTCGTCCACCAGCGTCGACACCGCCGCACGGGTCAGCCCGATGCGCGAGGCCACGGCAGCACGCGACAGCGGACCCTCGGCGCTCACCGTGTGCATCACGCGCGCGAGGTTGCGCCGGCGCATGCCCTGCTGGGTATCGGGCAGGGCACGCCCGGACCCCGCGGGGTGCGCCTCGTGCAGCGGTGCGCTCATGCCTCCGTCAGTCCTCGGTCGGTGTGCGTCAACGGGCGTCCGGCCCCCGTTCGAGCAGCGGAGCCGCGTCGGAGAGTACCCCGGAGATCCTGGCCAGCGTCGCCTCGTCGCGCTCCACGGCGTCCAGCACCGGCCCGTCCGCCGTGTTCCAACGCCGGGCCACCGCGGCCGGGTCCTCGCCGGTCAGCAGCCCCGCGGCCTGCGCGGCGGCACCGAGCGCGACCAGTTCCTTCGCCTCGGGCACCTGGACCGGCCGCCCCGACAGCCGCCGTACGGTCTCCTGCCAGGCCGTGCCCCGGGCGCCCCCGCCGATCAGCAGCAACGGCGTGGTGCGGTCCGCGTCCTCGTCGAGGACCAGGTCGAGCGCGCCCAGCAGGGCGTGCACGGCGCCGTCGTAGGCGGCCTGGAGGAGTTGGCCGCCGGTGGTGTCGTGGCGCAGGCCGTGTAGCAGGCCCGAGGCGTTGGGCAGGTTCGGGGTGCGCTCGCCGTCCAGGTAGGGCAGCAGCGTGACCGAAGTGCCGGGTTCTACGGCTTCCCGGTCCAGGCCCAGCAGTGCCGCGACCCGGTCCACGGCGAGCGTGCAGTTCAGGGTGCAGGCCAGGGGCAGCCAGTCGCCGTGCGCGTCGGCGAAGCCCGCGACTGTGCCGGACGGGTCGGCGGGGCGGTGCTTCGACACCGCGTACACGGTGCCCGACGTGCCGAGGCTGAGCACGGGGACCCCGGGGCGCAGCCCGAGGCCCAGTGCGGCGGCCGCGTTGTCGCCGGTGCCCGGCGCGACCAACGTGCCCTTGGAGAACGGCAGATCGTGGCAGTCGCGCACCGTCCCCGCCACCTCGCCCGGCCGCACCACCCGGGGCAGCAGCGCCGGGTCGAGCCCCACATGCCGAAGGATCTCCTCGTCGTACGACTCGGTCCCCGACGCCCACCAGCCCGTGCCGGAGGCGTCGCCCCGGTCGGTGGTGCCCTGCCCGGTGAGCCGCTCGGTGAGGTAGTCGTGAGGGAGGCGTACGGCCGCCGTGGCGCGCACCGCCTCCGGCTCGTGCTCGGCGAGCCAGGCCCACTTCGTGACCGTGAAGGAGGCGCCGGGCACACTGCCGGTGCGCTCCGCCCAGGCCTTCGGACCGCCCAGTTCCTCGATCAGGCGGCGGGCCTGCGGCGCGGAGCGCACGTCGTTCCACAGCAGCGCCGGGCGCACCGGCTCGCCCTGGGCGTCCAGGGTGACCAGGCCGTGCTGCTGGCCGCCGATCGACACGGCCGCCGCCTCGTGGGCCGCGTCCCCGCACTGGCGCAGGGCCTCGCACAGGGCGTCCCACCACTGGCGGGGGTCGCTCTCGCGGCCCGCCCCCGAGGTGACGGTGTGCGGCGCCTGGCCACTCGCGACGATCCGTCCGGTGGACACATCGACGACCAGTGCCTTCGTGGACTGGGTGGACGTGTCCACGCCGACGACGAGCGGACCCTCGGCTGCTGACATCGGGTTCTCCCTTTTTCCGCGGCTCTGCGGGCTCTGAGCTGGTGTTTTCAAGGCTTTCCGGGGTGCGGTGACCCGTACCCCACTCCTTCAGGGACACCTTGTCCCTTCCCAGAGCTGCGTGTGCATACTAATTTGTAAACCGCCATGACGAAATAGTCGCAGCGAAGCAACAAGGAGCCGCGTCATGAACTACCAGCCCACCCCCGAGGACAGGTTCACCTTCGGCCTTTGGACCGTCGGCTGGCAGGGAAGGGACCCGTTCGGCGACGCCACCCGCCGTGCCCTCGACCCGGTCGAGACGGTGCAGCGCCTGTCCGAGCTCGGCGCCCACGGTGTGACCTTCCACGACGACGACCTGATCCCCTTCGGGTCCTCGGACACCGAGCGCGAGTCGCACATCAAGCGCTTCCGTGAGGCCCTCGACGCGACCGGCATGAAGGTGCCGATGGCGACCACGAACCTCTTCACACACCCGGTCTTCAAGGACGGCGCGTTCACCGCCAACGACCGCGACGTGCGCCGCTACGCGCTGCGCAAGACGATCCGCAACATCGACCTCGCGGTCGAACTGGGCGCCGAGACCTACGTCGCCTGGGGCGGCCGCGAGGGCGCCGAGTCCGGCGCCGCCAAGGACGTACGCGTCGCCCTCGACCGCATGAAGGAGGCCTTCGACCTCCTCGGCGAGTACGTCACCGACCAGGGCTACAGCATCAAGTTCGCCATCGAGCCCAAGCCGAACGAGCCCCGCGGCGACATCCTCCTCCCCACCGTCGGCCACGCCCTGGCGTTCATCGAGCGCCTGGAGCGCCCGGAGCTCTACGGCGTCAACCCCGAGGTCGGCCACGAGCAGATGGCCGGGCTCAACTTCCCGCACGGCATCGCCCAGGCCCTGTGGGCGGGCAAGCTCTTCCACATCGACCTCAACGGCCAGTCCGGCATCAAGTACGACCAGGACCTGCGCTTCGGCAACGGCGACCTGCGCGCCGCCTTCTGGCTGGTCGACCTCCTGGAGAGCGCCGGTTACGCCGGCCCGAAGCACTTCGACTTCAAGCCGCCGCGTACCGAGGACCTCGACGGCGTGTGGGCGTCCGCGGCCGGCTGCATGCGCAATTACCTGATCCTCAAGGAGCGTTCGGCCGCGTTCCGCGGCGACCCGGTGGTCCAGGAGGCGCTGCGCGCCTCGCGTCTGGACGAGCTGGCGCAGCAGACCGCGGCGGACGGCCTCAAGTCGCTGCTCGCGGACCGCTCGGCGTTCGAGGACTTCGACATCGAGGCGGCCGCCCAGCGCGGGATGGCCTTCGAGCAGCTCGACCAGCTCGCTCTGGACCACCTCCTGGGAGCACGCGGCTGACCGCACGCACGCGTGCGTCACTCACGAGCCCGTTGCTGTCCGTGAGTTGCCGATCGTGACCGACCCCCGCGCGGAATGCTCCGGAATCATGCGATCCATGGCATGAGCCCGTATCAACCACCGCGCGGGGGTCGCGCCATGACCTCTGCGAGGCGACTCTTGGCGGTATGGCCATGCCGCCCGTACCGCCTCGACCGCCCGGGCCTCCGGGCGCCGCCCCGCCTCCGGGAGGCGGCTTCGGACCGCCACCTCCTGGAGACTTCGGACACCCGCCGGGAGGGGACTACGGGGACGGGGATCATGGGCCGCCTCCTCGCAGGCGCCCCCGGCCGCTGTTCATCCTGCTCGCCGTGGTCGTGGCCGCCGGAGCCGTCACCGCCATCGTGCTGATGGCTCGCGGGGGACATGACTCACCGGACAAGAAGACGCCGGCGGAGAGCAGTTCGAGCACGAGCCGCAGCCCGTCCCTCACTCTCCCGACAAAGCTCCCGACCAGCCTGCCGACGAAGCTCCCGACCGCGCTTCCGTCGAACCTCCCCTCGGAACTGCCGAGCGAGGTTCCCAGCGACATCGAATCCCTGCTCCCGTCCCTGTTCGGCTAGCCGCCTCAGGAGCCGACGGACGCTCAGATGCCGTGCGGCAGCTTCAGGTACACCACGGTCGTCTCGATACCGCTGTCGACCAACCGCCCCTGCGCGTCGAACGCGCCCGCGCCGTCTGTCATCCCGAAGTCGTTGTCATTCACAAGGGCGAGCGTGTCGTGATCCACGCGCGCGATGCCCTCGATCTTCTGCGGCACCCCGGCGACGGTCCCCAGGTCGACGACCAGCTTCTTGGCCAGCACCGGGACACCCGCGGCGGTCGGGTCGTCGAGCTGCTCCAGCGACGGGGACGTCGTGTCGTCGCCGTAGCGACCACCAAGGATGTTCGACTTGCGCCCCAGCTGGACCAGTTGGAGCCGGGCCGCCTTGTCGGTGCGCTCCTCGACCAGCAGTCGGTCGTCGCCCACGGCGACCACCGAGGAGATCTTGAGCTCGGAGGTGTCGTCCTCACTGGGGTCGACCACGTTCACCGGGTCGAAGCGGTACGCGTACTCCGCCGTGACCGCCTTCTTCTTCGTGGAGAAGCGCAGCAGACGGGTGTTGAGCGACGCGTCCCCGGCGTCCCCGTCCGGCAGCGACAGCGGGCTCTGCAGGGCCATCACCAGGTCGCCGCCGGGCAGTTGGGCGAGCCCCTCGAAGCCGCGGTTGATCTTCCGGTGCAGCAGGACGGCCGGCAGCGCCTCCACCACCGGGTAGTCGGCCCCGGCCAGGTGCAGCCCCTTGGGCACGTACCGGGTGAGCACCTTCCCGCGCGCGGAGACATGCACCAGGGAGGGCCCGTACTCGTCGACGAGCCAAAAGGAGCCGTCCCCGGCCCGCACGATGCCCTCCGTGTCCAGCCCGTTCGGGTTGTACGACAGCGCCGTCTGCGCGTCGTAGGAGTACGGCGCCTCGTCGCGTCCCTGCTGGTTCGACAGCCCGGTGACCGCCTTCCCGGAGGACGTGGTGATCGGGTGGGCGTCCAGGACCTTCACCGTGTCCCCGGAGACACGGATCTTCACGATCGCCGGGTCGAAACCGGGCACGGGGAATGTTCGGCGCTTCGTCCCGCCGACCTTGATCTGGCCGTTGGGCCCGCGGTCGGTGATCGTCCAGTACTCGCCCTTGCGGCCGGCCGGATAGATGTCGCTGCCGATACCGCCGAGGTCCACTCCCCGGTCGTTGTCCACCGTCCCGGGCAGCAGCGCGTTGCTGAACGTGCCGAGCGGGATGTCGCCCAGCGTCGCCGTCCGCGTGACATGGGCGGCCCCGGCCTTCGCGGGGGCTCCTGCGGCCGTACCGGCGGCCACGAGGGCGACCACCACGGCGAGCGGAATACCCGCCGCGACGGGACGACGGGCGCGGGGTCGGACGAGGTCGTGCGGGGACATCGGGCCTCCTGAGGACAAGTTGGCTGACAGCGGCCAGAGTTGGCGCTCATGAGGAACGATGCTCGACGGTGAGGTGAATCCGGGGTGTCCGCCGCTTGTCGGGCGAGCGCGGCATCTGGGAGGGGGCGGCCATGTGATTCGATCGCGTCCCGTGGCGCTGTCGACTGCACAGGCCCGGGGACAGGTCCCTACCCTTCCGCCCGGTCGCCGAGGGCGAGTTCGAGGCCTGGGCCCGTGACCGGGTTGACCGCCGCCGAACTCGGCACGGCCTTCCTCGGCGGTACCACGCTCGCGTCCCTCCCCGCGGCCGGCCTCGTCGAGGAACTGCGAGCCGGAGCCCTGGCCCGAGCGACGGCGGCGTTCCGCGCGGACCGGGAGCCGTTCTACCAGGGGGCTGGGCGTTCCCGGCCTACTGGTCACAAGGGTTCGGGAGAGCATCTACTGGGGCGCGCCGAACCACTTGGGCAGTCGGCTGAACAGGTCCTCCTGGTCGTCGCCGACCCACGCCACGTGGCCGTCCGGCCGCAGAAGCACCGCGGGTGCGTCCAATTCCTCGCTGACGTCGACTACGTAGTCGACGCGATCCGCCCAACCCGTGACCGAGAGTCGGCCGGTCTGGTCGAGCAGGAGGCCTCGGCCGGCGCGCATCAACTCGTAGAGGCGCTCTTGCTTCAGCTTCATGTCCCGCAGTCGTCGGCCGAGCAGTTCGTGGCCCTCGCCGAAGTCGTAGCGGATCCCGACCGCGGTGATCATCTCGGTCACGTACCGGTTCACCTCCTCGAAGTCCATCAGCGTCGAGAACAGCTCCCGTAGTGCGGTCGGACCGGGATCGGTCCCCAGGAGCGTGATCTGCGCGCGCGTGTTGGCGATGACTCGGGCGCCTACAGGGTGTCGTTCGGTGTGATAGCTGTCCAACAACCCTTCCGGCGCCCAGCTGTTGACCTCGGCAGCCAGCTTCCAGCCGAGGTTGAACGCGTCCTGCACACCCAGGTTGAGCCCCTGCCCGCCGGTCGGCGGATGGATGTGCGCCGCGTCGCCGGCCAGCAGGACCCGGTCGACCCGGTAGCGCTCGGCCTGCCGGGTCGCGTCGCCGAAGCGGGACAGCCAGCGTGGCGAGTGCACGCCGAAGTCGGAGCCCGCGACGGCCCGTAGCCGCTGCTTGAAGTCATCGAGGGTCGGCGCGGTCGCACGGTCCTCGGCAACGCCGTCGGCGGGCACGACGACGCGGTACACGCCGTTCTCGCCGGGGCTGACGCCGAACCGCAGTTGGGTCTTGCGGACCTCCTCGACGGCGGCGGCGATGGTCGCCGGATCCTCCGCCACCTCCATCTCGCCCAGCAGCGTCTCGACCGTCGCTGGCTCGCCGGGGAAACCGACGCCGAGCACCTTGCGTACCGTGCTGCGGCCGCCGTCGCATCCGACGACGTAGCGCGAGCGCAGCTGCGAGCCGTCCGACAGCTCGACGGTCACCCCGTCCTCGGCCTGACTCAACCCGATCACCTCGCAGCCGCGTCGGATCTCGGTGCCGAGTTCGACGGCGCGCTCTTCGAGCAGCCGCTCGGTGACCGGCTGCGGGGTGGCGACGCCGTACGGGTGGGCCGTGTCCGACCGGTCCGGCCACGGTTTGACGATGCCTCCGAAGAGACCGCCCGCCTGGAACTTCTCACTGACCGCGAGGAACCGGTCGAGGAGGCCGCGCTGGTCCATGATCTCGACACTGCGCGCGTGCAGACCCTGCCCGCGGGACTCCCCGGTCTGCTCGGTCAACTTCTCCAGCACGACCACGTGCACGCCGTGCAGCCGCAACTCGCAGGCCAGCATCAAGCCGGTCGGTCCGCCGCCGACCACGATCACGTCAATCATCAGAACGCCCATCCAAGGAGATTCGTTTCCGGTCGGCCGCTCCGTGGAACTGCGCTTCGCGATCTTTCGTTTCCGCAGGTCCCGGCCTCGGTCGGCCATTTTGCGGGACGACCCGGGCCTTGCCGCAAGCCCCCGGCTGCGCTATACCTTGGGTGTGGCAAGGAGTGGACGAACTCCTTGCCATCGCCTTTTTCCGGGTACCTCTCCGCAGGCTCGATCCCTGGGGACCGACTCGGCGAGGGTGTCGTCAACCCCCCTGTGAGGACCCGGCTGACCCCCGTACGGACACGGGGGGTTCCGCCATGGTCGCGACCGGTCACCGATTCGTACGTTTGCTCAGGTCAGCCCGTTGCCTGAGAGAGCCGGAGATCGGACATGTCCCAGACCACCGCAGTCATCGGCGCGCAGGATCCGGGGGATGCCGTCGTGGCGCCCCCAGGAAGCGAGTTCGCGCCCCTCCTGCGCACGGTCAAGGGAAGAGGACTGCTGGAGCGGCGATATGCCTGGTACGCGCGCTGCATCGCCGCCAACACCCTCGCGCTGGGCGGAATCGTCACCGGCATCGTCCTGATCGGCGACTCCTGGCTGACGCTGCTCCTGGCCCCGCTGCTGGCTGTGTTCGGCGCCCGCACGGCCTTCATAGGCCATGACGCGGGCCACTCCCAGATCGCCGGCGGCAAGGCCGTCAACCGGATCATCGGCCTGATCCACGGCAATCTGCTGCTGGGGATGAGTTACTCCTGGTGGAACGACAAGCACAACCGTCACCATGCCAACCCCAATCACATCGACAAGGATCCGGACGTCGTCGCCGACGTCCTCGTCTTCACCGGCGAGCAGGCCAAGGACCGTTCAGGGTTCCGGCGGTGGCTCACCCGCAACCAGGCATGGCTGTTCTTCCCGCTCACGCTGCTCGAAGGCGTCGCCCTCAAGGTCCACGGTTTCCAGGATCTGCGGCGCCAGCCCCGTCGCGAGCGGATCGTCGAAGGCGCTCTTCTGGTGAGCCATGTCGTGGCCTACGCGACGCTGCTGCTCATCTCGATGTCCCCGGGGAAGGCACTCGCGTTCGCCGCACTGCACCAGGCCCTGTTCGGCCTGCACCTTGGCCTGGCCTTCGCGCCCAACCACAAGGGCATGGAGATGCCGGACCCGAACGGGGAACGGTGGGGCCACCTCCGCCGCCAGGTCCTCACCTCGCGGAACATCCGGGGTGGCGTCCTGACCGACTGGTTCCTCGGCAGCCTCAACTACCAGATCGAACACCACCTCTTCCCGAGCATGCCACGCCCCGATCTGCGGCTCGCACAACCCCTGGTGCGCGCCCACTGTCAGGATGTGGGTATCCCCTACGTGGAGACGGGGCTCGTCGACTCCTACCGGCAGGCCCTGCGCCACCTCCACGAGGTGGGGGAGCCGCTGCGCATGGAGTGGACGGAGTGACGGAACGACCGACGGCCCGGATACCAGTAGGGGAAGCGCCTCAGGGATGTCTCAGGGTCGCGATCCGGAACTGTGCGGAGCGCGGACCCGTTTTCAGATCAGAGAGCGGCTGCGGCCGCGGAGGAGGCGACATATGTCGAAGAACGCGAAGATCGCCGTAGGAGGTGTGGCGGTCGGACTGATCCTGTTGATCTGGCTGCCCTGGTGGGTCTCATTCCTGATCGTCGTGGGAGTGCCGACGGCCGCATACCTCACGCTGGACCCCTCGCAGCGGCGTCGGCTGCGCCGCGTGGCAGGCAAGGAGATCGGCCGCTGACCCACGGATGCCCGGCTGCGATCCCGGGTGGCCTACGGGAGCAGATCACAGCACAGCGCCGTCCGCGGGACTGCCGGTAGCAGCCCTGCGGACGGTGCGCTGCCGAACACCGTCCACGAACCGGGCTCTCCTCGTCGACCCGGTCGATCGAGCGTGACCCGGACGTGCGGGCCTTCGGACGCCCAGATCCGCGCCCAAGGGCTCAACTCGGCCGCACGGCAAGCTTGTCGAGTGCCTCCAAGAGACCGGGAAGCTCGGGTCCCCGGCCGACCGGCAGTACCTCGCCGGGCTCGTCGTCGAGGAGGACGAACGCTATGTCGTCGGTTCGGGCGACCAGCGACCAGCCGGGGCCGTCGGCGCGCAGCGTGCGTGCGTCGCCCGGTGCGAAGGACGATCTGACGCGGCCGAGGGGCGGCGGGGAGTCGACGTACGCGCGGACCTCCGTCAGCACCCGACGGACCCCGCTGTGGCCCGCCTGAGGGCCTTCCCCGGTGTCGCCCGCAGAGGCGCCGTCCGCCGCGTTGTCGTCCGCCGGAGTCCCATCCGCCTCCGACGCGGCGCCGGGGGTGGCAGCTTCGCGGATGGCGTCCGAGGCGGCCTTGCCCGTCGTCGACGCGTCGCCCGCCCCGTGCTGGGCCTCCTGCGCCTCCTGAACCTCCTGGGCCGAGAAGGTCGAGTCGTCGATCTGCTCGCGCCACAAGGCCCATTGCAGCGCGATCTCGTCGGCACCGAGCCGTCGTTGTGCCGGACCCCAGGTGGTGGTGTCCGGCGGAGTCAGCGGTGGCCGGTCCACGAGGTCGGGGTCCGGATCGTGCGGCGCGGGCACGTTGGGAGCCGCGACGGCGACCGCGAGCGGCCAGCCCGGCAGGGCGGCGACCACCGTGCGCTCGCTCGGCGACAGGTCGTACTCCATGCCGCAGTCCCAGGACGCGATGGCGACCGCGACCAGTGACACGTCGTCGATGACGACCGTCCACCGCGACCCGTCGCCGTCCTGGCCGAGAACCAGGCCGTACCCGTCGGCGAGCGGCGCCATACCGAGCGCAGCACAGGCCTCCGGGTAGTCGTCGCCCAGCACACTCGGGAACTTCGCCGGCGTCAGCAGCACCGCCGTGAGCACATAGAGCGCATCGTCCTCGGCGGCGACGGCCTCTTCATCCGTGTCGGCCATCCCAGCCTCCCCATCATTCGTCCAACCGCGCGCACCCTAGTGTGCGCGGAAGGCGCTTGTCACGACTCCCAAGTACACCCGGAGCTGCAGTTTTCCGGCTGGACAGGGCGAAATGACCTCCGGTGACCCGAACTGTCAGGCCGCGGGGAGCCCAAGAAGCGCACGAGCCACCGTCCTTGGCGACTCGTCACGCTCCCTGGCGAGCGCGACGACGGCCCGGCATGCCAGCTCGCTCACCCCGAAGGACAGCGCCTCCGGCGACACCCAGCCCGCGGCCTCGTCGATCCGGTCCTGATCGTCCTCCGCGCGGGCCGAGACGTACACGGCGGCGGCCTCGAAGAGATTGTGCGGGCGCCGTTGTGGGCTGCTGCTCGGTTCCGCGCGCGTGGAGGTGAGAAATCTGGCGAAGGTCTTACGGGGCCTGTCGAACATGCTGACCACCTTCCCCCTGCGTGGTTCTCTGTCGCTGACCGTTCATCTACTGCTGCCCAACGTAGAGTTGGAGTCGCGGCGACAGAAGAGGAACGGTGCGGTGAAGCGCACGCATCGAGCACTCCGCGCGGGGGCGGGTCAGCCGTCGAGAGAGTCCAACGGGGCGCTCAGCCAGGTCAGTTCGGTGTGGCTCGTGGCCCGGGCGATCGTGAGGATGCCGCGCCGGCGCAGTGTCATGTTCGACAACCCGGAAGCCTTCACGGCGCCGGTCGCGGGAAACGTGTGACCCGCGCGCGGGCTCAGCTCTCGCGCAACGCCAGTGCCAGGAAGCGGACGTCCTCGTCGGCGTACGACGTCATGCGCCACCCCGAACCGGCCAGGAGCGGGCGGAGATTGGGCTCCGCGCGCAGGTCGTCCGGTGTGATCTGCCGTCCCTGACGCGCCGCGAGCGCCGCCCGGCCGATCGGATGGAACAGGGCCAGCGTGCCGCCGGGGCGCACCACACGCGCCAACTCCCGCAGATTCTTTTCGGGTTGGGGCAGATGGGCGATGAGGCCCGCCGCGAACACGGCGTCGAGCGATTCCGACCGCAGCGGCAGCGCGGCGACGTCGGCGAGCAGCAGGTGCCCGTCGCGGCCCCGTCCGGCCCGTACGCCGGCCTCCAGCATGGCCGGGGTCAGGTCGGCCCCGAGCACCACTCCGGACCGGCCCACGGCCCCACGGAGCGGCGGCAGCGCACGCCCGGTCCCGCAGCCCGCGTCCAGCACCCGGTCTCCCGCGCGCAGTCCGAGTTCGGCGACCGCGGCGGCGTAGGCGGGGCCGTCGTCCGGAAAGCGGCTGTCCCAGTCGGCGGCGCGCGCCCCGAAGAACTCCTGGACGTGTGTGTGGTCGTCGCTCATGTTCCGCATGATCCCTCACCGACACGGATGACGCTTCGGTGCACATGTTCGAGCGTGACGCGGTCGTTCAGGTACCTCTCTGCGTCACATTGCAACACCTTTCGAAATGCGCCCCCTTTGTGCACCCGTGCCCCTACTAGCGTCCCCTGGTCATGGGACACCTGGACCACGCCACCTTCGGCTGGCTGACCCCCGTGCTGTCATACGTGATGGCCTGCATGGGCTCCGCACTCGGGCTGCGCTGCACCGTCCGCGCGCTCGGCGCGACCGGCCGGTCGCGCCGCAACTGGCTCATCACCGCGGCCTCAGCACTCGGCACCGGCATCTGGACCATGCACTTCGTGGC from Streptomyces sp. NBC_01288 carries:
- a CDS encoding class I SAM-dependent methyltransferase, with the protein product MRNMSDDHTHVQEFFGARAADWDSRFPDDGPAYAAAVAELGLRAGDRVLDAGCGTGRALPPLRGAVGRSGVVLGADLTPAMLEAGVRAGRGRDGHLLLADVAALPLRSESLDAVFAAGLIAHLPQPEKNLRELARVVRPGGTLALFHPIGRAALAARQGRQITPDDLRAEPNLRPLLAGSGWRMTSYADEDVRFLALALRES